Proteins from one Mobula birostris isolate sMobBir1 chromosome 10, sMobBir1.hap1, whole genome shotgun sequence genomic window:
- the LOC140204012 gene encoding uncharacterized protein, whose protein sequence is MNPFNCSDCGKQFKRSSDLTKHHRTHTGERPFTCPHCGKGFIDSSNLQRHRRIHTGERPFTCPQCGEGFTQSTHLMIHQRVHTGEKPFTCAECGKGFTQAVHLVTHQRMHSGERPFTCSECGKGFTESSTLLRHQRIHTGERPFICSECGKGFIWSSNLLTHQRIHTGERPFSCSECGKGFIRSSNLQRHQRVHTGERPFICPQCGEGFTQSTHLMIHQRVHTLEKPFTCAECGKGFIQAVHLMTHQRIHTGERPFTCLECLKGFTELSTLLRHRRIHTGERPYTCLECGKGFTESSTLLRHQRIHTGERPFICSECGKGFIRSFNLEIHQRIHTGEKPFTCSDCGKGFTHSSNLLRHQR, encoded by the coding sequence ATGAACCCCTTCAATTGCTCGGACTGCGGGAAGCAGTTCAAACGATCCAGCGACCTGACCAAACACCATCGGAcacacaccggggagaggccgttcacctgccctCACTGTGGTAAGGGGTTCATTGATTCTTCCAATCTGCAGAGACACCGGCGAAtccacaccggggagcggccgttcacctgcccacAGTGCGGGGAGGGCTTCACCCAGTCAACCCACCTGATGATCCACCAGCGGgtccacaccggggagaagccgttcacttgcGCCGAGTGTGGGAAGGGCTTCACGCAGGCTGTTCACCTGGTGACCCACCAGCGGATGCACTCGGGGGAGAGGCCCTTCACCTGCtcggagtgtgggaagggattcaccgaGTCCTCGACCTTGCTGAGGCACCAGCGGATTCACACCGGCGAGAGGCCCTTCATCTGCTCCGAGTGCGGGAAGGGCTTCATTTGGTCGTCCAATCTGCTGACCCACCAGCGGATCCACACGGGCGAGAGGCCGTTCAGCTGCtccgagtgtgggaagggattcatccGGTCGTCCAacctgcagagacaccagcgagttcacaccggggagcggccgttcatctGCCCACAGTGCGGGGAGGGCTTCACCCAGTCCACGCACCTGATGATCCACCAGCGGGTTCACACCCtcgagaagccgttcacctgcgcCGAGTGCGGGAAGGGCTTCATCCAGGCCGTTCACCTGATGACCCACCAGCggattcacaccggggagaggccgttcacctgcttggagTGCCTGAAGGGGTTCACAGAGCTGTCAACCCTGCTGAGACACCGGCggattcacactggagagaggccctATACCTGCTTAGAGTGCGGGAAGGGCTTCACCGAGTCCTCGACCTTGCTGAGGCACCAGCGGATTCACACCGGCGAGAGGCCCTTCATCTGCTCCGAGTGCGGGAAGGGCTTCATTCGCTCCTTCAACCTGGAGATCCACCAGCGGatccacaccggggagaagccgttcacctgctccgactgtgggaaagggttcactcACTCATCCAACCTGCTGCGGCATCAGCGTTAA